Below is a window of Defluviimonas sp. SAOS-178_SWC DNA.
ACACCGGCAACGCCGTCGCCGCCAGCCTCGCCGCCGTCGATGCCGGCGCGCGGCAGGTGCAGGGCACGCTGAACGGCCTTGGAGAGCGCTGCGGCAACGCGAACCTCACCTCGCTGATCCCGACGCTGATCCTGAAGGAGCCCTATGCCAGCCGGTTCGAGACCGGCGTCAGCCGCGACGCGCTGAAGGGGATGACGAAGGTGTCGCGCCTGCTCGACGATATCCTCAACCGCGTTCCCTTGCGCTCGGCCGCCTATGTCGGCGCCTCGGCCTTTGCCCACAAGGCCGGCCTCCATGCCAGCGCGATCCTGAAAGACCCGACGACCTACGAACATGTCGACCCTTCCCTTGTAGGCAACGACCGGGTGATCCCGATGTCGAACCAGGCGGGCCAGTCGAACCTGCGCATGCGCCTTGCCGCCGCCGGGATCGAGGTCGCGGACAAGGATCCGGCCCTTGCCCGCATCCTCGACGTCATCAAGACCCGCGAGGATCAGGGCTATGCCTATGACGGCGCGCAGGCGTCGTTCGAGCTCTTGGCGCGGCGCGAGCTTGGCCTCCTGCCGCGCTACTTCGAGGTCAAGCGCTACCGGGTGACGGTGGAGCGGCGGAAGAACAAGTATGACCGCATGGTCACGCTCTCCGAAGCCGTCGTCGTGGTGAAGATCGGCGGCGAGAAGATGCTGTCGGTGTCGGAATCGATGGACGAGACCGGTGCCGACCGGGGGCCGGTCAACGCGCTCTCGAAGGCGCTGGCGAAGGATCTCGGGCCCTATCAGGCCAATATCGACGACATGAAGCTTGTCGATTTCAAGGTGCGGATCACCCAAGGCGGCACCGAGGCGGTGACCCGCGTCATCATCGACAGCGAGGACAGTGCGGGGCATCGCTGGTCGACCGTGGGCGTCAGCCCCAACATCGTCGACGCGAGCTTCGAGGCGCTGCTTGACGCGATCACCTGGAAGCTGGTCCGCGACGGGGCTCGGCCGGCATGAGCCTTGAGGCCTGCGCCGGGCTTGTCGCCGAAGGCGATCCCGACCGCTTCGCCGCGACGATGGCGGCGCCCGTCGCGGCGCGGTCGCTGCTCTGGCCGCTCTACGCCATCAACCTGGAAATTGCCCGCGCGCCCTGGGCCTCGGCCGAGCCGATGGTGGCCGAGATGCGGCTGCAATGGTGGATCAACACGATCGGTGAACTGGCCGGAGGGGCGGGCCGGGCCGGGCATCCGGTGACGGAGGCGCTGGCGCCGATGCTTGCCGCAGACGGCGTCCTCGCGGACCTCCTCATCGGTATCGCCGAGGCGCGGCGATGGGATTGCTGGCGCGAGCCGTTCACCGGCCGCGCCGATTTCGACGCCTATCTCGACGCGACGTCGGGCAACCTGATGTGGGCCGCCGCCCGGACGCTTGGTGCCCCCGCCGCCGCGGAACCCGCAATCCGCGACTTTGCATGGGGCGCGGGGCTCTCCGCCTATCTCCGCGCGGTCCCGGAGCTTGAGGCGCGGGGCCGCATCCCCCTTGTCGATGGCCGGCCAGACGCCCTTCGCAGGCTTGCCGTCGAGGGCCGCGCACGCATGCGCCGCGCGCGGGCGTCCGCTATTCCCCGGGCGGCCCGGCCCGCGCTCTGGTCCGGCGCCAGCGCTGAACGAATCCTCGCGCTCGCCGAACGGGAGCCTGCGCGGGTCGCGGAGGGAACGCTGAATCTGTCCGACTTCGGCCGGAGATGGGCGCTCCTCATCCGGGTATTCACCGGCCGTATCTGACGCCGCGTCTTCATTGTCAAATCAGGCCGGGTGCGGCGACGGGGGCCGCGCGCGCCAATCAGCCCCTCGGCCGCAGCACCAGCCAGATGAGCGACCCGCC
It encodes the following:
- the cimA gene encoding citramalate synthase, which encodes MDKERLYLYDTTLRDGQQTQGVQFSVADKIQIANALDALGLDYIEGGWPGANPTDSDFFEARPRTRATFTAFGMTKRAGRSAENDEVLAGVLNAGTPAVCLVGKTHDFHVTTALGITLDENVENIRASVAHLAARGREALFDAEHFFDGYKANPAYAMECLNAAFAAGARWIVLCDTNGGTLPAEVGRITAEVIAAGIPGDRVGIHTHDDTGNAVAASLAAVDAGARQVQGTLNGLGERCGNANLTSLIPTLILKEPYASRFETGVSRDALKGMTKVSRLLDDILNRVPLRSAAYVGASAFAHKAGLHASAILKDPTTYEHVDPSLVGNDRVIPMSNQAGQSNLRMRLAAAGIEVADKDPALARILDVIKTREDQGYAYDGAQASFELLARRELGLLPRYFEVKRYRVTVERRKNKYDRMVTLSEAVVVVKIGGEKMLSVSESMDETGADRGPVNALSKALAKDLGPYQANIDDMKLVDFKVRITQGGTEAVTRVIIDSEDSAGHRWSTVGVSPNIVDASFEALLDAITWKLVRDGARPA
- a CDS encoding squalene/phytoene synthase family protein, which produces MSLEACAGLVAEGDPDRFAATMAAPVAARSLLWPLYAINLEIARAPWASAEPMVAEMRLQWWINTIGELAGGAGRAGHPVTEALAPMLAADGVLADLLIGIAEARRWDCWREPFTGRADFDAYLDATSGNLMWAAARTLGAPAAAEPAIRDFAWGAGLSAYLRAVPELEARGRIPLVDGRPDALRRLAVEGRARMRRARASAIPRAARPALWSGASAERILALAEREPARVAEGTLNLSDFGRRWALLIRVFTGRI